The bacterium genome contains a region encoding:
- a CDS encoding glycoside hydrolase family 2 protein, which translates to TRHSHRMYLRKAQYSFGWDWGPMLPTSGIWRSIYLEAFDSIRIKDVSVRTVSCTAGAAQLEIEGVIEKGKDKGVTCNARLDNGEETIFAEAIPEGHRVRFSLSVADPRLWWPNGWGEPFLYDFYFSVLSGGKVIDEKHFKYGIRTTELRLSDDKGENSFRILVNGKPVFCRGADWIPADSFIPRITHEKYRTLLEMSRDSGMNMLRVWGGGIYEDPYFYQLCDEMGIMVWQDFMFACGAYPEIKDFLQQVEEEAESVIKELRNHPSIVIWCGNNENEWIYYREQNDSPENMSGFKIFHNMLPEICEKLDPTRPYWPSTPWGGDDPNSEDMGNRHSWDIWSRWVDFTEVINDHGKFISEFGFQAPASVETMDSCLKSEDRNPEGEIFSKHQKQEEGNERLFRFLAAHQKVTTEYVPFIYACQVNQAEALKTCIEHWRSRKFNTAGALIWQLNDCWPGLSWSMIDSSLKPKASYFYSKEFFKPILLRFEETENYLVLHVINDTLKRLCGELRINIFTFSGEEKDEKEVTVNVPENSFSRIPVFDREEIDRLDKKRVYIKASMITDTGESLYSKYIFLRYKWMDFPEGEIRAEIIKKSSKGVYIRCKSKTFLKSVYLHLPGWSFSDNFFDMEPDRPKELIAENHVGSKSIVNDLVFYSVGHYAPRMVLWNTRG; encoded by the coding sequence ACACGCCATTCTCATCGTATGTATCTGCGTAAGGCCCAATACTCTTTCGGATGGGACTGGGGGCCTATGCTTCCCACATCAGGAATCTGGCGCTCCATATATCTTGAAGCATTTGACAGTATTCGAATTAAAGATGTTTCCGTAAGAACAGTATCGTGCACTGCTGGTGCTGCACAGCTTGAAATTGAAGGCGTTATTGAAAAAGGAAAAGACAAAGGTGTAACATGTAATGCCAGACTGGATAACGGAGAGGAAACCATTTTTGCGGAAGCTATTCCCGAAGGGCACAGAGTCCGTTTTTCCCTCTCCGTTGCCGATCCAAGGCTGTGGTGGCCCAACGGCTGGGGAGAACCGTTCCTTTATGATTTCTATTTTTCAGTTTTGTCCGGGGGGAAGGTTATTGATGAGAAACATTTCAAATATGGAATCCGAACCACGGAACTTCGTTTGTCGGATGATAAAGGCGAAAACAGCTTCCGAATTCTTGTTAACGGCAAACCTGTTTTCTGCAGAGGGGCTGACTGGATTCCTGCAGACAGTTTTATTCCGCGGATAACACATGAAAAGTACAGGACGCTTCTTGAAATGTCCCGTGATTCCGGTATGAATATGCTGCGTGTATGGGGAGGCGGAATATATGAAGATCCGTATTTTTATCAGCTCTGCGACGAAATGGGAATTATGGTTTGGCAGGATTTTATGTTTGCATGCGGTGCATATCCGGAGATAAAAGATTTTCTGCAGCAGGTGGAAGAGGAAGCTGAAAGTGTTATTAAAGAATTACGGAATCATCCTTCAATCGTTATCTGGTGCGGGAACAACGAGAATGAGTGGATATATTATCGTGAGCAAAACGATTCTCCTGAAAATATGTCAGGTTTTAAAATATTTCACAATATGCTGCCGGAGATCTGCGAAAAACTTGACCCGACCCGTCCTTACTGGCCGTCCACACCGTGGGGAGGAGATGATCCGAACAGCGAGGACATGGGCAACCGTCACTCATGGGATATCTGGAGCCGATGGGTAGATTTTACAGAAGTGATAAACGATCATGGAAAATTTATCTCTGAATTCGGATTTCAGGCTCCTGCTTCAGTTGAAACCATGGACAGTTGTTTGAAATCAGAGGACCGTAATCCCGAAGGAGAAATCTTTTCAAAGCATCAGAAGCAAGAGGAGGGCAATGAGCGTCTTTTCCGATTTCTTGCCGCTCACCAAAAGGTGACTACAGAATATGTCCCCTTTATTTACGCTTGTCAGGTCAATCAGGCCGAAGCACTTAAAACCTGCATTGAGCACTGGAGGAGCAGGAAATTTAATACTGCAGGAGCCCTTATATGGCAGTTAAATGACTGCTGGCCGGGGTTAAGCTGGTCAATGATTGACAGCAGCCTTAAACCAAAAGCATCATATTTTTATTCAAAGGAATTTTTTAAACCAATCCTCCTGAGGTTTGAAGAGACAGAAAATTATCTTGTCCTTCATGTAATTAATGATACTCTTAAAAGACTGTGCGGTGAATTACGTATAAATATATTTACTTTTTCCGGTGAAGAAAAAGATGAAAAAGAAGTTACGGTAAATGTTCCTGAAAACAGTTTTTCCAGAATTCCTGTTTTTGACAGGGAAGAAATAGATCGCCTTGATAAAAAACGAGTTTATATTAAGGCTTCAATGATAACTGATACAGGGGAAAGCTTGTACTCAAAGTACATTTTCCTGAGATATAAATGGATGGATTTCCCTGAAGGGGAGATTCGGGCTGAAATAATCAAGAAAAGTTCCAAAGGAGTATATATCAGATGTAAATCGAAGACATTTCTCAAAAGTGTTTATCTGCACCTTCCGGGCTGGTCTTTTTCCGATAATTTTTTTGATATGGAACCAGACAGGCCGAAGGAGCTGATTGCTGAAAATCATGTTGGTTCAAAATCAATAGTCAATGACTTGGTATTTTATTCAGTAGGACATTATGCACCCCGAATGGTTCTGTGGAATACAAGGGGTTGA
- a CDS encoding glycosidase, which produces MSNIADLLQKHESLIKRYENNPILSPSNWQYEVNAVFNPAAIEFEGETLLLVRVEGMDGFSHLTAARSKDGKTNWRIDSEPTWLADPENYPEEIWGIEDPRVVRLEESDTYAVVYTAFSKDGPQVALALTKDFKTFEKHGIIMTAEDKDASLFPRKINGRWALLHRPSPIGLSTKANIWISFSPDLKYWGEHTMVLEARDGGWWDAGKIGLGPQPIETPEGWMLIYHGVRNTFAGSIYRIGLAMLDLDDPTKVIRRGRNWVLGPREIFETHGDVGYVTFPSGVIWDKDTDELRIYYGAADTFVGLATAKMGDVVDYLMNSPECRI; this is translated from the coding sequence ATGAGTAACATTGCAGATCTATTGCAAAAACACGAAAGTTTAATTAAACGATATGAAAATAACCCCATACTCTCGCCATCTAACTGGCAATATGAGGTTAATGCCGTATTTAATCCTGCAGCTATTGAATTTGAAGGGGAAACATTGCTGCTGGTAAGAGTGGAGGGAATGGACGGGTTTTCTCATCTGACTGCAGCGCGCAGTAAAGACGGTAAGACAAATTGGAGGATAGATTCGGAGCCGACGTGGCTTGCGGACCCGGAGAATTATCCGGAAGAGATATGGGGAATTGAAGACCCGCGGGTTGTCAGGCTTGAAGAGTCGGATACTTATGCTGTAGTATATACTGCTTTTTCCAAAGATGGCCCTCAGGTAGCTTTGGCTTTAACAAAAGACTTTAAAACTTTTGAAAAGCATGGTATAATCATGACTGCTGAGGATAAGGATGCATCTCTGTTTCCAAGGAAGATTAACGGGAGGTGGGCTCTGCTGCACAGGCCTTCCCCTATCGGCCTTTCAACCAAAGCAAATATATGGATTTCATTTTCCCCTGACCTGAAGTACTGGGGTGAACATACAATGGTTTTGGAGGCCAGGGATGGAGGCTGGTGGGATGCAGGTAAAATTGGGCTTGGACCGCAGCCCATTGAAACGCCTGAAGGCTGGATGCTGATATATCACGGTGTCAGAAATACATTTGCCGGAAGTATTTATCGTATAGGGCTGGCAATGCTGGATCTGGATGATCCGACAAAAGTTATCAGGCGCGGAAGAAACTGGGTGTTAGGCCCCCGTGAGATATTTGAAACACATGGAGATGTCGGATATGTCACATTTCCGAGCGGCGTGATCTGGGATAAAGATACAGATGAACTGCGCATCTATTACGGTGCTGCGGATACTTTTGTAGGCCTTGCTACCGCAAAAATGGGAGATGTGGTAGATTACCTGATGAACTCCCCTGAATGCCGTATTTAA
- a CDS encoding DUF1868 domain-containing protein has translation MLNPIGRYRNRLLKYDIRSCDVAVLKESLKKNNPKFHPEGEPKAFYGLTCIVRINQKSWLFHSLCELQNRIKKDLENAQLDNFFSFLKPESFHMTICDIEAGPAPVQVDKINIRVRQLREVFDFRDEIPKHIYSQIRGLGLQETITALVRFDEGLESELENILSLEAKIKEAACVNIREFTGHVSLAYFTGYPGGSIRKIKNILLNYAEYSQGEFDFSQFDLTCFTNMNKYIPIMTIDLHRKSLIFHNNNLQKYKKELQIGGPFDNG, from the coding sequence ATGTTGAATCCAATTGGCCGATACAGAAATAGGTTGTTAAAATATGATATCCGCTCTTGTGATGTTGCTGTATTGAAAGAAAGCCTGAAAAAGAATAATCCGAAATTCCATCCGGAAGGAGAACCCAAAGCATTTTACGGGCTGACATGTATTGTCCGGATTAATCAAAAATCCTGGCTTTTTCATAGTCTGTGTGAATTACAGAACAGAATTAAAAAAGATTTGGAAAACGCGCAATTGGATAATTTCTTTTCCTTTCTCAAACCGGAATCATTTCACATGACGATCTGTGATATTGAAGCCGGCCCTGCACCTGTTCAAGTTGACAAAATAAATATTCGGGTCAGGCAGCTTCGGGAAGTTTTTGATTTTCGGGATGAAATTCCCAAACACATCTATTCACAAATAAGAGGTCTTGGCCTGCAGGAGACAATAACAGCCCTTGTCAGATTTGATGAAGGGCTTGAATCGGAATTAGAGAATATACTGTCATTGGAGGCAAAGATAAAGGAAGCGGCCTGTGTTAATATCAGGGAGTTTACAGGTCATGTAAGCCTTGCATATTTTACAGGATATCCGGGCGGCAGTATCAGAAAAATAAAAAATATTTTATTAAATTATGCAGAATATAGTCAGGGGGAGTTTGATTTTTCTCAGTTTGATCTTACCTGTTTTACAAATATGAATAAATATATACCAATAATGACGATTGATCTTCACAGGAAGAGTTTGATATTCCACAATAATAATCTTCAAAAATACAAAAAAGAGCTGCAGATTGGAGGGCCGTTTGATAATGGATAA
- a CDS encoding DUF1861 family protein: MRKSQILEFVGDKITDKDVYNPTAPFQDRGVTYLAARVESRNEEIDSEVLFFRERDGIWYSDPDTPVFHLQDPFINRINNELIFGGVKYPVNGNSWQTWFYRGADLMNLKKFAQGPVGMKDIRLVELHDGRVGVFTRPMGSIGGRGKIGFAIVDSLEHLNDFDWYGADLIQGQFSDDEWGGVNEAHLLRDGMIGVLGHFATFTIDQSGEMRKHYKSAAFTYDYSNMEASPIKIIAERSDFPDGDAKRSPELDDIVISGGLVDTADGKKELYAGLSDVNCGKIEIDNPFNG, translated from the coding sequence ATGCGGAAATCTCAAATTTTAGAATTCGTCGGTGATAAAATTACAGATAAAGATGTTTACAATCCAACTGCGCCTTTTCAGGACAGAGGAGTTACTTATTTGGCTGCAAGGGTTGAATCAAGAAATGAAGAGATAGACAGCGAGGTCCTTTTTTTCAGAGAAAGAGACGGGATATGGTATTCTGACCCGGATACGCCGGTATTCCATTTGCAGGACCCTTTTATAAACAGGATAAATAATGAGCTGATTTTCGGCGGTGTAAAGTATCCTGTAAACGGGAATTCATGGCAAACCTGGTTTTACAGAGGGGCTGATCTGATGAATTTAAAGAAGTTTGCACAAGGCCCTGTTGGAATGAAAGATATTCGGTTAGTTGAACTGCATGACGGCAGAGTAGGAGTTTTTACACGGCCGATGGGGAGTATAGGCGGACGCGGCAAGATTGGTTTTGCAATCGTGGATTCATTGGAACATCTGAACGATTTTGATTGGTACGGGGCTGATCTCATACAAGGCCAATTCTCAGATGACGAGTGGGGCGGAGTGAATGAAGCTCATCTGCTAAGAGACGGCATGATAGGAGTTCTGGGACATTTTGCAACGTTTACTATTGACCAATCAGGAGAAATGAGAAAACATTACAAGTCTGCTGCATTTACTTATGATTATTCAAATATGGAGGCATCTCCGATTAAAATAATTGCGGAGCGGTCCGATTTCCCGGATGGAGATGCAAAAAGATCTCCCGAGTTGGATGATATTGTTATCAGCGGAGGCCTGGTTGATACGGCAGATGGGAAAAAAGAGCTGTATGCGGGCTTATCAGATGTGAATTGCGGAAAGATTGAGATTGATAATCCTTTTAACGGATAA
- the ugpC gene encoding sn-glycerol-3-phosphate ABC transporter ATP-binding protein UgpC translates to MANVVLKEVTKIYGKDVAAVKGVSLDVKEREFVVLVGPSGCGKSTILRMIAGLEEISEGEIFIGGRLVNSIQAKDRDIAMVFQNYALYPHMTVFDNMAFGLKLRKVSKNKISERVHEAAEILGITDLLNRKPKQLSGGQRQRVAVGRALVRKPKVFLFDEPLSNLDAKLRVQMRQEISKLHHKLQATMIYVTHDQVEAMTMGDRIVVLRDGSIQQIDVPMNLYNKPENMFVAGFIGSPPMNFFNGKIISENGLWFDDGQVKLKIPKLYEKQIEKYINRKIIFGIRPENILQPDTPDTVSLAAIKANVEVIEPMGNEVILHASVGENSVVARLGVNARFKPGEDIDLFFDMGKGQFFDAETEMTIKMEAG, encoded by the coding sequence ATGGCGAATGTTGTTCTTAAAGAAGTAACAAAAATTTACGGAAAGGATGTTGCTGCGGTAAAGGGCGTGAGCCTGGATGTGAAGGAAAGAGAGTTTGTTGTACTTGTAGGCCCGTCCGGATGCGGCAAATCAACTATTCTGCGGATGATTGCAGGCCTTGAGGAGATAAGCGAAGGAGAGATTTTTATAGGCGGCCGTCTTGTAAATTCAATTCAGGCAAAAGACAGGGATATTGCCATGGTTTTTCAGAATTATGCGCTCTATCCGCATATGACTGTATTTGATAATATGGCATTTGGTTTAAAGTTAAGGAAGGTTTCCAAAAATAAAATTTCGGAACGTGTGCATGAGGCCGCAGAAATTCTTGGCATAACCGATCTTCTGAATCGAAAACCCAAACAGCTTTCAGGCGGCCAGCGCCAGAGAGTTGCCGTAGGCAGGGCATTGGTGCGCAAACCCAAAGTATTCCTGTTTGATGAACCTCTCTCCAACTTGGATGCAAAACTGCGTGTGCAGATGCGGCAGGAGATTTCAAAACTTCACCATAAATTGCAGGCTACAATGATATATGTGACTCATGATCAGGTGGAAGCAATGACAATGGGAGACAGGATTGTCGTTTTAAGAGATGGGTCCATACAGCAGATTGATGTTCCGATGAATCTCTATAATAAACCTGAGAATATGTTTGTGGCAGGGTTTATCGGAAGCCCCCCTATGAATTTCTTTAATGGGAAGATAATCAGTGAGAACGGATTGTGGTTTGACGATGGGCAGGTTAAGCTGAAAATACCGAAGCTATATGAAAAACAGATTGAGAAATATATCAACAGAAAAATTATATTCGGAATACGCCCTGAAAATATACTTCAGCCGGATACGCCGGATACTGTGTCTCTTGCCGCTATAAAGGCAAATGTTGAAGTTATTGAACCAATGGGTAATGAAGTAATTCTGCATGCATCGGTCGGGGAAAATTCTGTTGTTGCACGGCTGGGAGTGAATGCCCGGTTTAAACCCGGAGAAGATATTGATCTGTTTTTTGATATGGGAAAGGGGCAGTTTTTTGATGCAGAGACAGAGATGACTATTAAAATGGAGGCAGGCTGA